In Chryseobacterium sp. C-71, the genomic window CCGCACAAATGCAAAATACCGTGAGCCAAGACTCTTCTTAATTCTTCTTCGTAGTTTTTGGATAGGGTAGAAGCGTTGTCTGAAATGCGCTGCAAAGATACGAAAATCTCTCCGCTTATTGTTTTGCCTTTCACAGAATCGAAAGTGATGATGTCGGTGTAATAATCATGCTGTAAATAATCCTGATTTATTTTGAGTAAATACTCATCGTCGCAGAATACGTAATTAATATCACCTAGTTTTTTTTCTTCTGAAAGAATGATTTCTTCCAGCCATTTTGTATAATCTGTATTGACAGATTCTGGTAAGTTTTCGTAAAAGAATTGTATCATTGTTTTAAAACCAGTGCCCTAAAATAACACTGAATATACCTTTTTGATTATTTTTAAGTGAATGGCTGAAGTTGAATTTAATCTGTCCGAAAGGAGATTTATAACCTGCCATGATTCCTACAGAGCTGTAATTTACTTTTACTGCGTCTTCGAAACTGATATCATCCGATAGATTGGCAAAAGAGAAGTTTCCGCTCAGGAAAAAGTTTTTATAAAATTTAAATTGAAGATCATTTGAAATTAGAGCGACATTATTGCTATTTAATTGTGCGAAATAGAAGC contains:
- the ybeY gene encoding rRNA maturation RNase YbeY codes for the protein MIQFFYENLPESVNTDYTKWLEEIILSEEKKLGDINYVFCDDEYLLKINQDYLQHDYYTDIITFDSVKGKTISGEIFVSLQRISDNASTLSKNYEEELRRVLAHGILHLCGYKDKSEEEEHEMRSKEDFYIAKYN